One window of Candidatus Nitrospira kreftii genomic DNA carries:
- a CDS encoding hypothetical protein (conserved protein of unknown function), producing the protein MTSDATANLPCSSLPTASKVGERLGEVVADGAHGHQPHHNSQFIRHQVNPTENKTSKMAKNLLLQDLLKTFVSQFGVYLPKYRYPLTAVIAQQLPEEVSAELADRGLDQKALEEKLNAILADDFHLKACCASPLNMAYALDLLFWPRFNFPSSADNPGDPSGEFDKSLGELEKELYTNEFQRFSCFHLFNLEVSGEVHDFANLFPEWAIREFPPDVVANMIGERTLSSFLSPSKTGKLFLVAQDNVGLDQETMYDWLAKKWKEAAVPRQILQYAKDSVVDIDYVVPYFTPTWVNDVHRAGLYFLGFPRQDVPFMRYQLAKADCSYIGRLYQAHKVHKGKIEDFASKLRRAIGTAGNFYEDFHSKGKRVEQFASLVIALEALYTPEDQGELTYRIRQSCAVLLGKTPEEREEIFRFLNEIFKLRGKLFHGKYAVSAENPEPFIAEESLIKLASIARRSILSFIAFYLNGETKLSDVQGYFPTALLNQEFGDTVRKKADLGLFLASLPSSASPVIPIGPSDN; encoded by the coding sequence ATGACAAGTGACGCTACGGCGAACCTCCCATGCTCATCCCTTCCGACCGCCTCGAAGGTGGGAGAGAGATTGGGAGAAGTGGTGGCTGATGGCGCCCATGGCCATCAGCCTCATCACAATTCCCAGTTCATAAGACATCAGGTGAATCCCACAGAGAACAAAACAAGTAAAATGGCCAAGAATTTACTCCTGCAAGATCTCTTGAAGACTTTTGTCTCACAATTCGGTGTCTATCTACCCAAATACCGGTATCCATTAACCGCTGTGATTGCCCAGCAACTTCCGGAGGAGGTGTCAGCAGAACTAGCTGATCGGGGTCTTGACCAAAAAGCTCTTGAGGAGAAGTTGAACGCAATTCTCGCCGACGATTTTCACTTGAAAGCCTGTTGTGCTAGTCCCCTCAACATGGCTTACGCGCTAGACCTTCTTTTTTGGCCGCGGTTCAATTTCCCATCCTCTGCAGACAATCCTGGTGATCCGAGCGGTGAGTTTGACAAGTCTTTGGGAGAATTAGAGAAGGAGCTTTACACGAACGAATTTCAACGGTTCAGTTGCTTCCACCTCTTCAATCTTGAAGTGAGTGGCGAAGTGCATGACTTTGCGAATTTGTTTCCTGAATGGGCGATTCGAGAATTTCCTCCTGACGTCGTAGCCAACATGATTGGAGAAAGGACGCTCAGCAGTTTTCTCAGTCCAAGCAAGACGGGGAAGCTCTTTCTCGTAGCCCAGGATAATGTTGGGCTCGACCAAGAAACAATGTATGACTGGCTAGCGAAAAAATGGAAAGAAGCCGCCGTACCAAGGCAGATTTTGCAATATGCGAAGGACTCAGTTGTGGATATCGACTATGTTGTTCCGTATTTCACGCCAACCTGGGTTAACGACGTCCATCGAGCAGGGTTGTATTTCTTGGGCTTTCCAAGACAGGACGTTCCATTCATGCGATACCAATTGGCCAAGGCTGACTGCAGCTATATCGGGCGACTATACCAAGCCCACAAGGTACATAAAGGCAAGATCGAAGACTTTGCTAGCAAGTTGCGTCGCGCCATCGGGACTGCAGGAAACTTTTACGAGGATTTTCATTCGAAAGGGAAAAGAGTCGAACAGTTTGCCAGCCTAGTCATCGCACTAGAGGCGCTTTACACGCCGGAGGATCAGGGAGAGCTGACATATCGTATTAGGCAAAGTTGCGCAGTATTGTTGGGGAAGACTCCCGAAGAAAGAGAGGAGATATTCCGGTTCTTAAACGAAATATTTAAGCTCAGAGGAAAATTATTTCACGGAAAATATGCGGTCTCGGCTGAAAATCCAGAGCCGTTTATAGCTGAGGAGTCGTTGATAAAATTAGCCTCGATCGCTCGACGATCCATCCTTTCCTTTATCGCTTTCTACCTTAATGGTGAGACGAAATTGTCAGACGTCCAGGGTTATTTCCCCACCGCTCTGCTTAATCAGGAGTTTGGAGACACAGTTCGAAAGAAAGCAGATCTCGGGCTATTTCTTGCCAGCTTGCCAAGCTCTGCCTCGCCAGTTATCCCTATAGGTCCTTCCGATAATTGA